Proteins encoded within one genomic window of Flavobacterium oreochromis:
- a CDS encoding IS110 family transposase has protein sequence MKKSKNYVGIDISKLSFDVAIYNSKDKYKYYKFSNNQEGFLLLLDVLNSSESICVMEASGSYYLKLATFLSAKKIDVCVINPLVIRRFSQMRISRTKTDKKDAMLIAEYGKTEKPALWEADADYVLELKQMQAFLEQLNKNRTGFIRQMEAFNHSSNKSLIVDKSLKSVLIKIEQEIAEIEIKMEIIIKKYHQEMFEQLQSIPGLGKKTSLFLIVISGGFSKFKNHKQLASYVGISPRIFESGTSVKGRSKICKMGMSKIRAMLYVCAWSAKRCNKVCKDLYDRLVEKGKSKKLALIAVVNKLLKQAFAIATKKNIIH, from the coding sequence ATGAAAAAAAGTAAAAATTATGTTGGAATAGATATTTCTAAATTGAGTTTTGATGTTGCTATTTATAACTCTAAAGACAAGTATAAGTATTATAAATTTTCTAACAACCAAGAAGGTTTTCTTTTACTATTAGATGTTTTAAATAGTTCGGAATCTATTTGTGTTATGGAAGCAAGTGGTTCATATTATTTAAAGTTAGCTACTTTTTTGTCAGCTAAAAAAATTGATGTTTGTGTTATAAATCCTTTAGTGATTAGAAGATTTTCACAAATGCGAATCTCAAGAACTAAAACGGATAAAAAAGATGCGATGTTAATTGCAGAATATGGTAAAACTGAAAAACCAGCCTTATGGGAAGCAGATGCTGATTATGTTTTAGAATTAAAACAAATGCAAGCATTTTTAGAGCAATTAAACAAAAATAGGACTGGATTTATAAGACAAATGGAAGCTTTTAATCATAGTTCTAACAAGAGTTTAATTGTCGATAAAAGTTTAAAATCTGTTCTAATAAAAATAGAGCAAGAAATTGCGGAAATTGAAATTAAAATGGAGATTATTATTAAAAAATATCATCAGGAAATGTTTGAACAATTACAAAGCATACCTGGATTAGGAAAGAAAACATCTTTATTTTTAATTGTAATTTCTGGTGGTTTTTCAAAATTCAAAAACCATAAACAATTAGCATCTTATGTTGGAATCTCTCCAAGGATATTTGAATCGGGTACTAGTGTAAAAGGGAGGTCTAAAATTTGTAAAATGGGAATGAGTAAGATACGAGCTATGCTTTATGTTTGTGCTTGGTCTGCCAAAAGATGCAACAAGGTGTGCAAAGATTTATATGACCGATTAGTGGAAAAAGGAAAGTCAAAAAAGCTCGCTTTAATAGCTGTTGTAAATAAATTATTAAAACAAGCTTTTGCTATTGCTACAAAAAAGAATATTATTCATTGA
- a CDS encoding virulence RhuM family protein: MEQNIIIYNTSDGKTKVSLYAKDGSIWMNQTQLAELFDTSIPNISMHISNILKEGELEANSVVKNYLTTASDGKQYEVAFYSLDMILAIGFRVRSKRGTQFRIWANQNLKEYMIKGFIMDDERLKNPDGRPDHFDELLERIRDIRTSEKRFYQKMKDLLALSSDYDATDKATQMFFAETQNKLLYAVTKQTAAELIVARANPDAPNMALTSWQGTKVRKQDIIIAKNYLNHDEIDTLNRLTVIFLETAELRVKDKKDITLTFWKENVDRILLFNDKEILKSSGSISHKQMEEQVKLVYEQFDKNRKEYEAKQADLEDLKLLEDKIKRK, translated from the coding sequence ATGGAACAAAATATAATCATTTACAATACCTCTGATGGTAAAACCAAAGTAAGTTTATATGCCAAAGATGGATCTATATGGATGAATCAAACACAGCTTGCAGAACTTTTTGACACCTCTATACCTAACATAAGTATGCACATATCTAATATACTGAAAGAAGGAGAGTTAGAAGCAAATTCAGTTGTTAAGAATTACTTAACAACTGCTTCCGATGGGAAACAATATGAAGTAGCCTTCTATAGTCTGGATATGATTTTAGCCATAGGTTTTAGAGTAAGAAGCAAAAGAGGTACACAATTTAGAATTTGGGCAAACCAAAATCTTAAAGAATATATGATTAAGGGATTTATAATGGACGATGAACGCCTTAAAAATCCTGATGGAAGACCTGATCATTTTGATGAATTACTCGAAAGAATTCGGGACATACGAACATCTGAAAAACGATTTTACCAAAAAATGAAGGACTTATTAGCATTGAGTAGTGATTATGACGCTACTGATAAAGCTACACAGATGTTTTTTGCTGAAACTCAAAACAAACTTTTGTACGCTGTAACTAAACAAACTGCTGCCGAACTTATTGTAGCACGAGCTAATCCCGATGCCCCAAATATGGCACTTACCTCTTGGCAAGGAACGAAAGTAAGAAAGCAAGATATTATAATTGCAAAAAACTATTTAAATCACGATGAAATAGACACATTAAACCGACTAACAGTAATTTTTCTTGAAACCGCCGAACTAAGAGTTAAAGATAAAAAAGATATCACCCTTACTTTTTGGAAAGAAAATGTTGATAGAATTTTGCTCTTTAACGATAAAGAAATACTAAAATCTTCTGGTTCTATCTCTCATAAACAAATGGAAGAACAAGTAAAACTAGTATATGAACAATTTGATAAAAACAGAAAAGAATATGAAGCAAAACAAGCCGACCTTGAAGACTTGAAATTACTAGAAGATAAAATAAAAAGGAAGTGA
- a CDS encoding WG repeat-containing protein, whose translation MKGKWGLINEKSDFIIKPIYESLEFNQNQDLLIYSRFEGRYGIMDINENILLDEIQCKFIKSENNYFRIYHDYNNLSISQIITKNDLSSKFELGETLKFSDIRGNINKGLIAVQKKGKYGFINNDGKLIIPYEFEGAYSSIDTLSAPVLKNGKWGFINSKNELLIDFKFTGNVYPFENGIAEYSFNPNQSKQGYNWNKNGLINLQGNLIAEPIYEGIKFLFQDRAIILEKGIHYLFDLKNKIKLFRLDSLEEDQLERNN comes from the coding sequence ATGAAAGGAAAGTGGGGGTTAATTAATGAAAAATCTGATTTTATAATTAAACCTATTTACGAATCATTAGAATTTAATCAAAATCAGGATTTACTAATATATAGTCGATTCGAAGGAAGGTATGGAATAATGGATATAAACGAGAATATCTTGCTTGATGAAATTCAATGCAAATTCATCAAAAGTGAGAATAATTACTTCCGTATATATCATGATTACAACAACCTTTCTATATCACAAATTATTACTAAAAACGATTTGAGCTCAAAGTTTGAATTAGGTGAAACTCTAAAATTTTCTGATATAAGAGGAAACATTAATAAAGGGTTAATTGCAGTACAAAAAAAAGGAAAATATGGTTTTATAAATAATGATGGAAAACTTATAATACCTTATGAATTCGAAGGAGCATATAGCTCAATTGACACATTATCAGCACCAGTATTAAAAAATGGAAAATGGGGCTTTATCAATTCAAAAAATGAACTTTTGATAGACTTCAAATTCACTGGAAATGTGTACCCTTTTGAAAATGGTATTGCAGAATATAGTTTTAATCCTAATCAATCGAAACAAGGTTACAACTGGAATAAGAATGGCTTAATAAACTTACAGGGAAATCTTATAGCTGAACCTATATACGAAGGAATAAAATTTTTATTTCAGGATAGAGCAATTATTCTGGAAAAAGGCATCCATTATTTATTTGATTTAAAAAATAAAATTAAGCTTTTTAGATTAGACTCCTTAGAAGAAGATCAATTAGAAAGAAATAATTAG
- a CDS encoding WG repeat-containing protein, protein MKFLILIISLTSFCYAQTNNHYILFNKEDDKMGLINENGKVLLDSEYDYIGISNGNFIVKKMKNMEY, encoded by the coding sequence ATGAAATTCTTAATTTTAATAATAAGTTTGACTTCATTTTGTTATGCGCAAACAAATAACCATTATATCCTGTTTAATAAAGAAGACGATAAAATGGGATTAATTAATGAAAATGGAAAAGTACTTTTAGATTCAGAGTACGACTACATAGGAATTAGCAATGGAAATTTTATTGTAAAAAAAATGAAAAATATGGAATATTAA
- a CDS encoding WD40/YVTN/BNR-like repeat-containing protein — MKNYLIIALLFLKISFYSQSFIFDQKLYKSIENKAIKFDEINRLVEESFKNRDIDVKGSGWKVYQRWKYIMSFEVDENGYLPNSYDTNKMIAEFKGMASFNDKVYRKTLNNLWTPAGPFTYTNKGSWSTGQGRVNCSVTDPNDENIIYIGAAAGGVWKSIDGGLNWSPKTDFIESIAISGLAIDPNNTNILYAMTGDADGRDMPFGGLYKSNDGGETWRKIGGLDVRYGRSILVNPNNSNVVIVGTDLGIYRSEDGGLTFRQTSNSEIVYQLAFHPTDPNIVYASNSSGADSFIYKSIDNGITWEIKKLLLKLKKCLWQLPKLILIIYTC, encoded by the coding sequence ATGAAAAATTATTTAATAATAGCTTTACTGTTTTTAAAAATCAGTTTTTATTCACAATCTTTTATTTTTGATCAAAAATTATATAAGTCAATTGAAAATAAGGCAATTAAATTTGATGAAATTAATAGACTTGTTGAAGAATCTTTTAAAAATAGAGATATTGATGTTAAAGGAAGTGGGTGGAAAGTGTATCAGAGATGGAAGTATATTATGAGTTTTGAGGTAGATGAAAATGGTTATTTGCCTAATTCATATGATACTAATAAAATGATAGCTGAATTTAAAGGAATGGCTAGTTTTAATGATAAGGTTTATAGAAAAACCTTAAATAATTTATGGACACCAGCAGGTCCTTTTACTTATACAAATAAAGGATCATGGAGTACAGGGCAAGGTAGGGTGAACTGTTCTGTTACAGATCCTAATGATGAAAATATAATTTATATAGGCGCAGCTGCTGGAGGAGTTTGGAAATCTATAGATGGAGGTTTAAATTGGTCTCCTAAAACTGATTTTATAGAATCAATAGCCATTTCAGGATTAGCTATAGATCCAAATAATACTAATATACTATATGCAATGACAGGTGATGCAGATGGAAGAGATATGCCTTTTGGCGGTCTTTATAAATCAAATGATGGAGGTGAAACTTGGAGAAAAATAGGGGGATTGGATGTGCGTTATGGAAGATCAATATTGGTAAATCCTAATAATAGTAATGTTGTAATAGTAGGTACTGATTTAGGTATATATCGTTCAGAAGATGGAGGACTTACTTTTAGACAAACTTCTAATTCTGAAATTGTTTATCAATTAGCATTTCATCCTACGGATCCTAATATAGTATATGCTTCTAACTCATCTGGAGCTGATAGTTTTATTTATAAAAGTATTGATAATGGGATAACTTGGGAAATAAAAAAACTTTTGTTGAAGTTAAAAAAATGCTTATGGCAACTACCCAAGCTGATCCTAATTATTTATACTTGTTAG
- a CDS encoding T9SS type A sorting domain-containing protein, translating into MATTQADPNYLYLLGANTSGNLNGFKGIYLSVDSGENFVLKNDTTDILESYQSYYDLAFAASQTNKDLIYTGCLNLWNSNDGGVTFVKLNSWNGISSPRYTHADIHNIRTVGSNVYVCSDGGIYISKDAANTFTNRTGGLQISQFYKMDTSPLTNSRLVGGLQDNGGFTSDNDSWANFYGADGMDAAINPLMPHLAYGFTQNGGGLYEYNFNSKKQGSFIVSHSKGEWVTPLEISNTGNIYGGWKEVEQLEYRSWKSVTANSNGNNIRNMKVNPLHPNRVLYYRKSAARPAFDELIYTDEERDDLGKLVPKVLTLPTTRSLFRTLSVIEFNPVNPDIFYIVYASRIYKTADSGKTWADITFNFPNSPIYCLAAQGNQKNSVYVGTSLGVYYFDEESNSWSLFNNGLPRVRVTELKINVSENNLTASTYGRGIWRVALPSGTLAVEEYESDKNKVNVYPNPSNGIFKLNVNININEPLKMAIYDITGKVVFEKTFNSLTPYDEINISDNPKGIYLLDIKSDQYTIRKKILIK; encoded by the coding sequence ATGGCAACTACCCAAGCTGATCCTAATTATTTATACTTGTTAGGAGCTAATACTTCTGGTAATTTAAATGGATTTAAAGGTATTTATTTATCAGTTGATTCTGGAGAAAATTTTGTGCTTAAAAATGATACGACTGATATTTTAGAAAGTTATCAGAGTTATTATGATTTAGCATTTGCTGCATCACAAACTAATAAAGATTTGATTTATACAGGATGTCTTAATTTATGGAACTCAAATGATGGAGGTGTTACATTTGTTAAGTTGAATTCTTGGAATGGTATTTCTAGTCCAAGATATACACATGCTGATATACATAACATAAGGACGGTGGGGTCTAATGTATATGTATGTTCGGATGGAGGTATTTATATTTCTAAAGATGCAGCAAATACTTTTACTAATAGGACAGGAGGTTTGCAAATAAGTCAGTTTTATAAGATGGATACGTCACCATTGACTAACTCTAGATTAGTGGGCGGATTGCAAGATAATGGAGGCTTTACATCTGATAATGATAGCTGGGCTAATTTTTATGGAGCAGATGGTATGGATGCTGCAATAAATCCTTTAATGCCTCATTTAGCTTATGGTTTTACACAGAATGGAGGGGGCTTGTATGAGTATAATTTTAACTCAAAAAAACAAGGTTCTTTTATTGTAAGTCATTCAAAGGGAGAGTGGGTTACTCCTCTTGAAATTTCAAATACAGGAAATATTTATGGAGGATGGAAAGAGGTTGAGCAACTGGAATATAGATCATGGAAGTCAGTAACAGCTAATTCTAATGGGAATAATATAAGAAATATGAAAGTTAATCCATTACACCCTAACAGAGTATTGTATTACAGAAAAAGTGCTGCTAGACCTGCTTTTGATGAATTAATTTATACAGATGAAGAACGAGATGATTTAGGGAAATTAGTTCCAAAAGTATTGACCCTTCCTACTACTCGAAGTTTATTTAGAACTTTATCGGTTATTGAATTTAATCCAGTTAATCCTGATATTTTTTATATAGTATATGCTTCTAGGATTTATAAAACAGCAGATTCGGGAAAAACATGGGCAGACATAACTTTTAATTTTCCTAATTCGCCTATTTATTGTTTAGCAGCACAAGGGAATCAAAAAAATTCAGTTTATGTAGGAACAAGTTTAGGGGTGTATTATTTTGATGAAGAATCAAATTCTTGGAGTCTTTTTAATAATGGTTTGCCTAGAGTTAGAGTAACTGAATTAAAAATTAATGTTTCGGAAAATAATTTGACTGCTTCTACTTATGGAAGAGGGATATGGAGAGTGGCTTTACCAAGTGGTACATTAGCGGTAGAAGAATATGAGTCAGATAAGAATAAAGTAAATGTTTATCCTAATCCTTCTAATGGTATTTTTAAATTAAACGTGAATATAAATATAAATGAGCCTTTAAAAATGGCGATATATGATATTACAGGAAAGGTGGTTTTTGAAAAAACATTTAATTCATTAACCCCTTATGATGAAATTAATATTTCAGATAACCCTAAGGGAATTTATTTGTTAGATATTAAATCAGATCAATATACTATTCGAAAAAAGATTTTGATAAAATAA
- a CDS encoding Crp/Fnr family transcriptional regulator, whose amino-acid sequence MSKCEQCIVRQFSSLKTLTKDELLRMAECKTSYTIKKGEPIFEEGEMTNGVFCIKDGVCKMTKLSTNGKDQIVKLVKAGELLGQRSMISEEPANLSAVALEDMEVCFVPKSEILKFFNQNNQFSMNVMKTICGDLKEADDHMVSMAQKSVKERLAETLIYLEETFGNNEDGSLRIQLSREELAGMIGTATESCIRLLSELNKQELISISGKKIAIKNKNQLRKMAE is encoded by the coding sequence ATGAGCAAATGTGAACAATGTATCGTTAGGCAATTCAGTTCTTTGAAGACCCTAACAAAGGACGAATTATTACGAATGGCCGAATGCAAAACGTCATACACCATTAAAAAAGGTGAACCTATCTTTGAAGAAGGTGAAATGACTAATGGGGTCTTTTGTATAAAAGATGGCGTTTGCAAAATGACCAAACTGAGTACTAATGGTAAAGACCAAATTGTAAAACTCGTAAAAGCGGGTGAACTTTTAGGTCAGCGATCTATGATTAGCGAAGAGCCTGCTAACTTAAGTGCAGTTGCTCTAGAAGACATGGAGGTTTGTTTTGTACCCAAAAGCGAAATTTTAAAATTCTTCAATCAGAACAATCAGTTTTCTATGAATGTAATGAAAACAATTTGTGGTGATTTAAAAGAAGCCGATGATCATATGGTATCAATGGCTCAAAAAAGTGTAAAAGAGCGTTTAGCCGAAACTCTTATTTACCTAGAAGAAACTTTTGGAAATAATGAAGACGGATCATTACGCATTCAACTATCACGTGAAGAATTAGCTGGAATGATTGGTACAGCCACTGAAAGCTGCATTAGACTTCTTTCTGAATTAAACAAACAAGAATTAATCAGTATATCAGGAAAAAAAATAGCAATTAAAAACAAAAATCAATTACGAAAAATGGCTGAATAA
- the ccoS gene encoding cbb3-type cytochrome oxidase assembly protein CcoS yields the protein MSIIYLLICISIVLAVTFLYVFIRAVRSGQFDDDYTPSVRILFEDELKNSKPKTNINSENQI from the coding sequence ATGAGTATTATATATTTATTAATCTGCATTAGCATTGTACTAGCTGTTACTTTTCTTTATGTTTTTATTAGAGCAGTAAGAAGTGGTCAGTTTGACGATGATTATACTCCTTCAGTACGTATCTTATTTGAAGATGAGTTAAAAAATAGTAAACCCAAAACAAATATAAATTCAGAAAATCAAATTTAA
- the ccoN gene encoding cytochrome-c oxidase, cbb3-type subunit I, which translates to MEMQQFYYDNKIVNKFIYATIVFGVVGMLVGLLLATMYLFPNITDGISWLSYGRLRPLHTNAIIFAFVGNAMFAGYYYSIQRLLKTRMYSDFLTNLNFWGWQLIIVAAAISLPLGYTTSKEYAELEWPIDIAIALIWVVFGINMIMTILRRRERHLYVAIWFYIATFVTVAVLHIFNSLELPVNGLKSYSVYAGVQDALVQWWYGHNAVAFFLTTPFLGLMYYFMPKAANRPVYSYRLSIIHFWSLIFLYIWAGPHHLLYTALPDWAQNLGVVFSVMLIAPSWGGMINGLLTLRGVWDKVRTDVVLKFFVVALTGYGMATFEGPMLSLKNVNAIAHFTDWIVAHVHVGALAWNGFMTFGIIYWLLPRLTKTQLYSQKLANFHFWIGTLGIIMYALPMYVAGFTQASMWKQFNPDGSLVYGNFLETVAQIMPMYAIRAIGGTMYLLGMLVMVYNAYKTVATGQSVEDELAEAPALVTIAPYRLKNEKFHAWLERKPVQLTVLATIAILIGGVIQIIPTIVVKSNIPTISSVKPYTPLELEGRDLYIREGCVGCHSQMIRPFRSEVARYGEYSKSGEYVYDHPFLWGSKRTGPDLFRVGGKYNDNWHFNHMWDPQSTSAGSIMPAYKWLFDNKPADYSQIEKKMGVMQTLGVPYTQEDIKNAKTSIAEQSAKIEANLKNDPDFVKSYTESEKNAKMRNEEFVPMKNREIVALIAYLQRLGTDIKVKDSQN; encoded by the coding sequence ATGGAAATGCAACAATTTTATTATGACAACAAAATTGTAAACAAGTTCATATACGCAACCATAGTTTTTGGGGTAGTAGGTATGTTAGTAGGGCTATTGTTAGCAACAATGTATTTATTCCCTAATATTACAGATGGTATTTCGTGGTTGAGCTACGGACGTTTACGCCCTTTGCATACAAATGCAATAATTTTTGCTTTTGTGGGTAATGCAATGTTTGCTGGTTATTATTATTCTATTCAGCGATTACTAAAAACCAGAATGTATAGTGATTTTTTAACGAACTTAAATTTCTGGGGATGGCAGTTAATCATTGTTGCAGCAGCCATTTCTTTACCTTTAGGTTATACGACTTCTAAAGAATATGCTGAATTAGAATGGCCTATAGATATTGCTATAGCACTAATTTGGGTAGTATTTGGTATAAATATGATTATGACTATTTTACGTCGTAGAGAAAGACACCTTTATGTAGCAATTTGGTTTTATATAGCTACTTTCGTAACAGTAGCAGTATTACATATTTTTAATAGTTTAGAATTACCTGTTAATGGTTTAAAATCATATTCTGTTTATGCAGGAGTTCAAGATGCGTTAGTACAATGGTGGTATGGTCATAATGCAGTTGCATTTTTCTTGACAACGCCTTTCTTAGGCTTAATGTATTACTTCATGCCAAAAGCTGCTAATAGACCTGTATATTCTTATAGGTTATCAATTATTCACTTTTGGTCTTTAATTTTCTTATATATCTGGGCTGGTCCTCACCATTTACTCTATACAGCTTTACCTGATTGGGCGCAAAACTTAGGGGTAGTATTTTCAGTGATGCTAATTGCGCCCTCTTGGGGAGGTATGATTAATGGTCTTTTGACATTAAGAGGCGTATGGGATAAAGTACGTACAGATGTTGTGTTAAAATTCTTCGTAGTTGCACTTACTGGTTATGGTATGGCAACTTTTGAAGGACCAATGTTATCATTAAAAAATGTAAATGCTATTGCTCACTTTACTGATTGGATTGTGGCACACGTACACGTTGGAGCTTTAGCTTGGAATGGTTTTATGACTTTCGGTATCATCTATTGGTTATTACCTAGATTAACAAAAACACAATTATACTCTCAAAAATTAGCTAATTTTCATTTCTGGATAGGAACATTAGGTATTATTATGTACGCTTTACCAATGTATGTAGCAGGTTTTACTCAAGCTTCTATGTGGAAACAATTTAATCCAGATGGCTCATTAGTATACGGTAACTTCCTAGAAACAGTAGCGCAAATTATGCCTATGTACGCAATTCGTGCTATAGGAGGAACAATGTACTTATTAGGAATGTTAGTCATGGTTTATAATGCTTATAAAACAGTGGCAACTGGTCAATCAGTTGAAGATGAATTAGCAGAAGCACCGGCATTAGTTACTATTGCTCCTTATCGTTTGAAAAACGAAAAATTCCATGCTTGGTTAGAAAGAAAACCAGTTCAACTAACAGTTTTAGCTACAATTGCAATTTTAATAGGAGGTGTTATACAAATTATTCCAACTATAGTAGTAAAATCAAACATTCCAACTATTTCAAGTGTAAAACCTTATACACCATTAGAACTAGAAGGTCGTGATTTATATATTCGTGAAGGCTGTGTAGGCTGTCACTCACAAATGATTCGTCCTTTCCGTTCAGAAGTAGCACGTTATGGAGAATATTCTAAATCAGGAGAATATGTATACGATCATCCATTCTTGTGGGGTTCTAAACGTACAGGTCCCGATTTATTTAGAGTAGGAGGAAAATATAATGATAACTGGCATTTTAATCATATGTGGGATCCCCAAAGTACATCAGCTGGATCTATTATGCCAGCATATAAATGGTTATTTGATAATAAACCAGCTGACTATTCTCAAATTGAGAAGAAAATGGGAGTAATGCAAACATTAGGAGTACCTTATACTCAAGAAGATATTAAAAATGCCAAAACATCTATTGCTGAACAATCTGCTAAAATTGAAGCTAATCTGAAAAATGATCCAGATTTTGTAAAAAGTTATACAGAAAGTGAAAAAAATGCAAAGATGCGTAACGAAGAGTTTGTTCCTATGAAAAATCGTGAGATTGTAGCTTTAATAGCTTATTTACAACGTTTAGGAACTGATATTAAGGTTAAAGATTCTCAAAATTAA
- a CDS encoding CcoQ/FixQ family Cbb3-type cytochrome c oxidase assembly chaperone, which produces MLKFVKHTMENISGIEIYPIISLLIFFFFFVGLYFWVFTYKKDKINQLSNLPFAEGTTDEFLNL; this is translated from the coding sequence ATGTTAAAGTTTGTCAAACACACTATGGAAAATATTTCAGGTATTGAGATATATCCTATCATTTCATTGTTAATCTTTTTCTTCTTTTTTGTAGGATTATATTTTTGGGTTTTTACTTATAAGAAAGATAAGATTAATCAATTAAGTAATTTACCTTTTGCAGAAGGTACTACAGACGAATTTTTAAACTTATAA
- a CDS encoding cbb3-type cytochrome c oxidase N-terminal domain-containing protein yields MFFIAMEFFIDSGDRPAFIKYPILNVILLIFLLILVAVELVLNATDKVLDTLLTDEQRKAKELEDNLPFTETQFFKGIMQKLTRSRKVEEENELIMNHNYDGIQELDNVLPPWWVYLFYGTIAFALIYLVRFHMLGHDDQTAEFEKEMAIAKVQVEEYKKTAPDLMDKEKVTLLTDAESINAGKTIFQTNCIACHKADGGGAIGPNLTDNHWILGGGIKNVFNTIMEGGRAGKGMIAWKDQIKPSDIQKIASYVLSLQGTNPPGGKAPEGDLWEEGTSAAKPVTETVTVDSIKVK; encoded by the coding sequence ATGTTTTTCATTGCAATGGAATTCTTTATTGACTCGGGTGACCGTCCAGCATTTATTAAATACCCTATATTGAATGTTATTCTATTAATTTTTTTGTTAATATTAGTAGCAGTAGAGCTGGTTCTTAATGCAACAGATAAAGTGTTAGATACTTTATTAACAGACGAACAACGTAAAGCAAAAGAATTAGAAGATAACTTACCTTTTACTGAAACTCAGTTTTTTAAAGGAATTATGCAAAAACTAACTCGTTCTCGAAAAGTTGAAGAAGAAAATGAGTTAATTATGAATCATAATTATGACGGAATTCAAGAATTAGATAACGTTTTACCTCCTTGGTGGGTATATTTATTTTACGGGACTATTGCTTTTGCATTAATTTACTTAGTACGTTTTCACATGTTAGGACATGATGATCAAACCGCTGAGTTTGAAAAAGAAATGGCTATAGCAAAAGTGCAAGTAGAAGAATACAAAAAAACGGCACCAGACTTAATGGATAAAGAAAAAGTTACTTTATTAACAGATGCTGAAAGTATTAATGCAGGAAAAACTATCTTTCAAACCAATTGTATTGCTTGTCATAAAGCAGATGGAGGAGGTGCGATTGGGCCTAACTTAACTGATAATCATTGGATTTTAGGAGGAGGTATTAAAAATGTATTTAATACTATTATGGAAGGAGGACGTGCAGGTAAAGGGATGATTGCTTGGAAAGATCAGATAAAACCTTCTGATATTCAAAAAATAGCTAGTTATGTATTGAGTTTACAAGGAACCAATCCTCCTGGTGGAAAAGCTCCTGAAGGAGATCTTTGGGAAGAAGGAACATCAGCAGCTAAACCTGTAACAGAAACAGTAACTGTAGATTCAATAAAAGTTAAATAA